The Haloterrigena turkmenica DSM 5511 genome includes the window GCGTCTCGATCTGCTCGTACTTCGGCTCGGGTTCCGAGACGGGGTCGGCGGACGCCGATTCCCGCGAGAAGCTCTTAGGTTCGCCCTTCGGTTCCACCCGACGGTCGTCGTCGCCGCGGGCGCGGTCGTACAGCTCCCGACCGCGCTCGCCGAAGGCCTCGACCAGCGGCTCCGGATCGGCGGCGGCGACGTCGGCCGCGGTCTCGAGGCCCATCTCCCGTAACTCGCGGGCCGTGACGGGACCGACGCCGTGGAGCAAGTCGACCTCGAGCGGGGCCAGGAACTCCCGCACTTCGCCGGGGCGGACGACCGTGAGGCCGTCGGGCTTGTCGAAGTCGCTGGCGATCTTGGCCGCGCTCATCGTCGGCGCGACGCCGACGCTGACGGTGACGCCTACCTCGCGGCGGATGCGATCCGTGATGTGGCGGGCGAAGCCGTCGGCGACCTCCCAGGCGGTGCGCTCGGTCACGTCAAGATAAGCCTCGTCGATGCTCACCTCCCGCACGACGTCGGCGCAGTCGTGGAGGATGTCGCGGACCTCGCTCGCGACCGACTCGTAGTAGTCCATGTCGACGGGGCGGTAGAAGCCGGTCTCCTCGCGGGTCAGTTCCGGATCGTGGTCGTCGGCGTCCGGATCCAGAGCGGCGCGTCTGGGTAGGTGCTCGAGGGCCGTCGAGATGGCTTGGGCACTCTCGACGCCGAACTCGCGCGCCTCGTAGCTGGCGGTGGCGACGGCGCCGACGGTCTCGCCGGGTTCGTATCCCATGCCGACGACGACGGGTTCGCCCCGCAGGGCGGGCTCGCGCAGCCGCTCGCAGGAGGCGTAGAAACAGTCGGCGTCGACGTGACAGACGATGCGGTCCTCGTCGTCGTCATCCGCCTCGACGCCCGGCAGCCGCGGCCCCTCGGACATTCGTCTACTGGGGGGTTCGCGCGAATCGTTGTGAACGTTGTGTCCGCGCTCGTCCGTCGTTCGATCGGCGACCCGCGAGCGTCGGTCGGAGTTATTCGTCCTGAATTTCCTCCCTCGGCGCCCAGAGTGCACACCAGTCCGACGAGCGGATCTCGCCCGCGACTTCGGTACACGCCCCGACCGCGTCGCCGTCGCGGTCGTCGATG containing:
- a CDS encoding DNA polymerase Y family protein; translation: MSEGPRLPGVEADDDDEDRIVCHVDADCFYASCERLREPALRGEPVVVGMGYEPGETVGAVATASYEAREFGVESAQAISTALEHLPRRAALDPDADDHDPELTREETGFYRPVDMDYYESVASEVRDILHDCADVVREVSIDEAYLDVTERTAWEVADGFARHITDRIRREVGVTVSVGVAPTMSAAKIASDFDKPDGLTVVRPGEVREFLAPLEVDLLHGVGPVTARELREMGLETAADVAAADPEPLVEAFGERGRELYDRARGDDDRRVEPKGEPKSFSRESASADPVSEPEPKYEQIETLASAVADRARREGALYRTVGVKAVLPPYDVNTRARSLSGPVDDPDLVERIARDLFTEFETDPVRKVGVRVANLEFAAADQASLDGWERRADGGGATDDDSSDSDPESTSDSGDGDEPASPNAARDPEDGQSSLTDFVDR